Proteins from one Hydrogenophaga sp. SL48 genomic window:
- a CDS encoding acyl-CoA thioesterase, with the protein MPRIQFELPDRFVFATEIQIYISHVNQGGHLDNAQLLTLVSEARVRFFKSLGHRESDVAGCPIVVGDLVAQYKSEGFHGETMRVRMLPQDLSRCGFDLVYCMDCVETGREVARGKIGIVFIDRAARKPAPVPPAFLAQLAALQPVA; encoded by the coding sequence ATGCCCCGCATCCAGTTCGAACTGCCCGACCGCTTCGTCTTCGCGACGGAGATCCAGATCTACATCAGCCACGTGAACCAGGGTGGGCACCTGGACAACGCCCAGTTGCTGACCCTGGTGTCCGAGGCGCGGGTGCGTTTTTTCAAGTCGCTCGGCCACCGCGAATCCGACGTGGCGGGTTGCCCCATCGTGGTGGGCGACCTTGTGGCCCAGTACAAATCCGAAGGCTTCCACGGCGAAACCATGCGCGTGCGCATGCTGCCGCAGGACCTCAGCCGCTGCGGCTTCGACCTGGTCTATTGCATGGACTGCGTCGAGACCGGCCGCGAGGTGGCGCGGGGCAAGATCGGCATCGTCTTCATTGACCGCGCGGCGCGCAAGCCTGCCCCGGTACCGCCGGCTTTCCTGGCCCAGCTGGCCGCGCTGCAGCCGGTGGCCTGA
- a CDS encoding SDR family NAD(P)-dependent oxidoreductase yields MPVFDLRGRKALVTGGARGLGAGMAVALAASGAAVMIGDVLEDEGRDTARALTTTGAQAAFVNLDVTDEASWLTAVSATHTAFGGFDILINNAGVEVTALVTEIEPDALRRMLDVNIVGTALGLKHAFRTMRPGGLAGQGGVVVNVSSVAATIAFPAIAGYSATKSAVDRLTRVAAMESGKLGYGVRVNCVYPGLVPTDMGMKLAGDVVTAGLFPTPEEAVGAIIEQTPLGRLGTVSDMADAVVFLCSGASRFITGAGLPVDGGMGM; encoded by the coding sequence ATGCCAGTTTTCGATCTCAGGGGCCGCAAGGCCTTGGTCACCGGAGGCGCCCGGGGGCTGGGCGCCGGCATGGCGGTGGCGCTGGCCGCCTCTGGGGCCGCGGTGATGATCGGCGACGTGCTGGAGGACGAGGGGCGGGACACCGCACGCGCGCTGACCACCACCGGCGCCCAGGCCGCTTTCGTGAACCTGGACGTGACCGACGAAGCCAGCTGGCTCACGGCCGTGAGCGCCACCCACACCGCCTTCGGCGGCTTCGACATCCTGATCAACAACGCCGGCGTCGAGGTCACCGCCCTGGTGACCGAGATCGAACCCGACGCGCTGCGGCGCATGCTCGACGTCAACATCGTCGGCACCGCGCTGGGCCTCAAGCACGCCTTTCGCACCATGCGTCCGGGCGGTCTGGCCGGGCAGGGCGGCGTGGTGGTCAACGTGTCGTCGGTGGCGGCCACCATCGCCTTCCCGGCGATCGCGGGCTATTCGGCCACCAAGTCGGCGGTGGACCGGCTCACGCGTGTGGCGGCGATGGAGTCGGGCAAGCTGGGGTATGGCGTGCGGGTGAACTGCGTCTACCCGGGGCTGGTGCCCACCGACATGGGCATGAAACTCGCGGGCGACGTGGTCACGGCCGGGCTCTTCCCGACACCGGAAGAAGCCGTCGGCGCGATCATCGAGCAGACGCCGCTCGGGCGCCTGGGCACCGTGAGCGACATGGCCGACGCGGTGGTCTTCCTGTGCTCCGGCGCCTCGCGCTTCATCACCGGCGCGGGCCTGCCGGTGGACGGCGGCATGGGCATGTGA
- the minE gene encoding cell division topological specificity factor MinE — MSFLSFFLGEKKKTASVAKERLQIILAHERSGRSASEPDYLPALQRELVAVISKYIKINQDDIKVQLDRQDNLDVLEVKIELPDRK, encoded by the coding sequence ATGTCCTTCCTGTCCTTCTTTCTGGGCGAGAAAAAGAAGACCGCCAGCGTCGCCAAGGAGCGCCTGCAGATCATCCTGGCGCACGAGCGCAGCGGTCGCAGCGCTTCTGAGCCCGACTACCTGCCCGCGCTGCAGCGCGAGCTGGTGGCCGTGATCAGCAAGTACATCAAGATCAACCAGGACGACATCAAGGTTCAGCTGGACCGCCAGGACAACCTCGACGTGCTGGAAGTCAAGATCGAGCTGCCCGACCGCAAGTGA
- a CDS encoding ABC1 kinase family protein: MLIETLGAARDMGRLNAILGVLIRHGFGDSVRRLGLADRLEQAGHAIKWDHAADLARLEPPVQLRLTLEELGPTFVKLGQILAGRADLFGPDYIAEFEKLHSNVPALPLEQLRPQLREDLGGEPEDVFARFDVEPLAAASIAQVHRAQLHDGSEVIVKIRRPGITEIIEADLRLLARLAALAEAELPALKPYRPQQLVRELARSLQRELDLASECRSAERIAANMVALPWIVVPKVHWAHTKERVNVQDFVGGVPGHDLARLDTEGLDRNLLARRGAQAVLKMIVEDGFFHADPHPGNVFYLDGNRIAFIDFGMVGRLSARRREELLQLLLGLVERNPQTVADVLLDWTGDDHGLNLSALETEIETFVDQYHGAPLAELNLGQMLGDVTTILREHHLGLPSDMALLIKAFITLEGMGRGLDPGFHMTTEALPMLKRVVRARYEPKVVAGRAWQTLRRTLAVAEQLPHDVSRLLRNARRGRVHVGIDVAHLKRVGDQIDRAANRLTMALVIAALIVGSSIVMTVQGGPTLFGLPAFGFIGFASAFAGGLWLVRAIWRSSKGRDLPDGD; this comes from the coding sequence ATGCTGATCGAAACCCTGGGTGCCGCCCGCGACATGGGCCGTCTGAACGCCATCCTCGGCGTGCTGATCCGCCACGGCTTTGGCGACAGCGTGCGCCGCCTCGGCCTGGCCGACCGGCTGGAACAGGCGGGCCACGCCATCAAATGGGACCACGCCGCCGACCTGGCCCGGCTGGAGCCACCGGTGCAGCTGCGCCTCACGCTCGAAGAGCTCGGCCCCACCTTCGTCAAGCTCGGCCAGATCCTGGCCGGCCGTGCCGACCTGTTCGGCCCCGACTACATCGCCGAGTTTGAAAAACTGCACAGCAACGTGCCCGCGCTGCCGCTGGAGCAGCTGCGGCCCCAGCTGCGCGAAGACCTGGGTGGCGAGCCCGAAGACGTGTTCGCGCGCTTCGACGTGGAACCGCTGGCCGCCGCGAGCATCGCGCAGGTGCACCGCGCGCAGTTGCACGACGGCAGCGAGGTGATCGTCAAGATCCGCCGCCCCGGCATCACCGAGATCATCGAGGCCGACCTGCGCCTGCTCGCCCGCCTGGCCGCGCTGGCCGAGGCCGAGCTGCCGGCCTTGAAGCCCTACCGTCCACAACAGCTGGTGCGTGAACTCGCCCGTTCGCTGCAGCGCGAACTCGATCTGGCCAGCGAATGCCGCAGCGCCGAGCGCATCGCAGCGAACATGGTCGCCCTGCCCTGGATCGTGGTGCCCAAGGTGCACTGGGCGCACACCAAAGAACGCGTCAACGTGCAGGACTTCGTGGGGGGCGTCCCCGGCCACGACCTGGCCCGGCTCGACACCGAGGGGCTGGACCGCAACCTGCTCGCGCGGCGCGGCGCGCAGGCCGTGCTGAAGATGATCGTGGAAGACGGCTTCTTCCACGCCGACCCGCACCCCGGCAACGTGTTCTACCTCGACGGCAACCGCATCGCCTTCATCGACTTCGGCATGGTTGGCCGCCTTTCGGCACGCCGGCGCGAAGAGCTGCTGCAGCTGCTGCTGGGCCTGGTCGAACGCAACCCGCAGACGGTGGCCGACGTGCTGCTCGACTGGACCGGCGACGACCACGGCCTCAACCTGAGCGCGCTGGAAACCGAGATCGAAACCTTTGTGGACCAGTACCACGGTGCGCCGCTGGCCGAGCTCAACCTCGGGCAGATGCTGGGCGACGTCACCACCATCCTGCGCGAACACCACCTGGGTCTGCCGTCCGACATGGCCCTGCTCATCAAGGCCTTCATCACGCTCGAAGGCATGGGGCGCGGGCTCGACCCGGGGTTTCACATGACCACCGAGGCCCTGCCCATGCTCAAGCGCGTGGTGCGCGCACGCTACGAGCCCAAGGTGGTGGCGGGCCGTGCCTGGCAGACGCTGCGGCGCACGCTCGCCGTGGCCGAGCAGCTGCCGCACGACGTGTCGCGCCTGCTGCGCAACGCGCGCAGAGGCCGCGTGCACGTGGGCATCGATGTGGCGCACCTCAAGCGCGTGGGCGACCAGATCGACCGTGCCGCCAACCGGCTGACGATGGCGCTGGTGATCGCCGCGCTCATCGTCGGTTCGTCCATCGTCATGACGGTGCAGGGCGGTCCCACCCTGTTTGGCCTGCCCGCCTTTGGTTTCATCGGCTTCGCCAGCGCTTTTGCGGGTGGCCTGTGGCTGGTGCGCGCGATCTGGCGCAGCAGCAAGGGGCGCGACCTGCCCGACGGCGACTGA
- the minD gene encoding septum site-determining protein MinD, producing the protein MTKIVVVTSGKGGVGKTTTSASFASGLALRGHKTAVIDFDVGLRNLDLIMGCERRVVYDLINVIHGEANLNQALIKDKQCDNLFVLAASQTRDKDALTQDGVEKVLSDLSEMGFEYIVCDSPAGIETGALMAMHFADEALIVTNPEVSSVRDSDRILGMLGSKTKRAIEGKEPIKEHLLITRYNPTRVADGQMLSLEDIQDILRIKLIGVIPESENVLTASNQGMPAIHLKGTDVAEAYSDVIDRFLGGDKPLRFIDAEKPGFFKRLFGSK; encoded by the coding sequence ATGACCAAAATCGTTGTCGTCACCTCCGGCAAAGGTGGCGTGGGCAAAACCACCACCAGCGCCAGCTTCGCCTCCGGCCTCGCCCTGCGCGGCCACAAGACCGCCGTGATCGACTTCGACGTCGGCCTGCGCAACCTCGACCTGATCATGGGCTGCGAACGCCGCGTGGTCTACGACCTGATCAACGTCATCCACGGGGAAGCCAACCTGAACCAGGCGCTGATCAAGGACAAGCAGTGCGACAACCTGTTCGTGCTCGCGGCCAGCCAGACGCGCGACAAGGACGCGCTCACGCAGGACGGCGTGGAAAAAGTGCTGTCCGACCTGTCCGAGATGGGTTTTGAATACATCGTCTGCGACTCGCCCGCCGGCATCGAGACCGGCGCGCTCATGGCCATGCACTTCGCCGACGAAGCGCTGATCGTGACCAACCCCGAGGTCTCCAGCGTGCGCGACTCCGACCGCATCCTGGGCATGTTGGGCAGCAAGACCAAACGCGCCATCGAAGGCAAGGAGCCGATCAAGGAACACCTGCTGATCACGCGCTACAACCCCACGCGCGTGGCCGACGGCCAGATGCTTTCGCTCGAAGACATCCAGGACATCCTGCGCATCAAGCTGATCGGCGTGATCCCCGAGAGCGAGAACGTGCTGACCGCGTCCAACCAGGGCATGCCGGCGATCCACCTCAAGGGCACCGACGTGGCCGAGGCCTACAGCGATGTGATCGACCGCTTCCTGGGCGGCGACAAGCCCCTGCGCTTCATCGACGCCGAGAAGCCCGGCTTCTTCAAGCGCCTGTTCGGGAGCAAATGA
- the infA gene encoding translation initiation factor IF-1, with product MAKEELIDMMGIVNEVLPDTRFRVTLDNGHQLIAYSAGKMKKNHIRILAGDRVSLELSPYDLTKGRINFRHIEGRGPIVPRKPR from the coding sequence ATGGCCAAGGAAGAACTGATCGACATGATGGGCATCGTCAACGAGGTGCTGCCCGACACGCGCTTTCGTGTGACGCTGGACAACGGTCACCAGCTGATCGCCTACTCCGCCGGCAAGATGAAGAAGAACCACATCCGCATCCTCGCGGGTGACCGGGTCTCGCTCGAACTCTCGCCCTACGACCTGACCAAGGGCCGGATCAATTTCCGCCACATCGAAGGCCGCGGCCCGATCGTTCCGCGCAAGCCGCGCTGA
- a CDS encoding M48 family metalloprotease: MIVKRMLPFVLALGLLVGGCGTTVVNPVTGESERTTMDESAELAEGKKAHAEVLKEYGVYQDARLQAYVNEVGQKLAKQSHRANIPWTFTVLDSSEINAFALPGGYVYVTRGILAYMENEADMAGVIGHEIGHVTARHGAQRATRQQTAGLGVLAATVLGAVLESKVGVSGGTEMFGQMAQGVAAGYVAKYSREQELQADTLGAEYLARSQYDPRHMIDVIRVLKLQEAFAIDEARAAGQPAPERDSWLSSHPSNDQRLQSISQNAAKYQGTFASDGSQRFMQMIDGVRFGESPEQGLTRGQNFYHPAMGITMAAPAGWRIENAADALTFTSPQGDAALRVLAVPPNAGNTHDDIIRNALQPSEGKTTRGNINGFTATHFVGARKGSNGQPQALEATLVTGPKQNTFVMLYLSVDPAARQRAMPGMMAAEKSFRAMNAADQQAARPWVVRLVPFPRGGFAELARQSAVPEKRLQLLNGTYGRSDPPVGQMVKVVKAE; encoded by the coding sequence ATGATCGTGAAACGCATGCTTCCCTTCGTGCTGGCGCTGGGCCTGCTGGTCGGCGGCTGCGGCACCACGGTGGTCAACCCGGTCACTGGCGAGTCCGAGCGCACCACCATGGATGAGTCCGCCGAGCTTGCCGAAGGCAAGAAGGCCCACGCCGAGGTGTTGAAGGAGTACGGCGTCTACCAGGACGCCCGCCTGCAGGCCTACGTGAACGAGGTCGGCCAGAAGCTGGCGAAACAATCGCACCGCGCCAACATCCCCTGGACCTTCACCGTGCTCGACAGCTCGGAGATCAACGCCTTTGCGCTGCCCGGTGGCTACGTCTACGTCACGCGCGGCATCCTGGCCTACATGGAGAACGAGGCCGACATGGCCGGTGTGATCGGCCACGAGATCGGCCACGTGACCGCCCGACACGGCGCCCAGCGCGCCACCCGCCAGCAGACCGCCGGCCTGGGCGTGCTCGCCGCCACCGTGCTCGGTGCGGTGCTCGAAAGCAAGGTCGGCGTGAGCGGCGGCACCGAGATGTTTGGCCAGATGGCGCAGGGCGTGGCCGCCGGCTACGTGGCGAAATACAGCCGCGAACAGGAGCTGCAGGCCGACACCCTCGGCGCCGAGTACCTCGCGCGCAGCCAGTACGACCCGCGCCACATGATCGACGTCATCCGCGTGCTCAAGCTGCAGGAAGCCTTTGCCATTGATGAAGCCCGCGCCGCCGGCCAGCCCGCGCCAGAACGCGACAGCTGGCTCTCGTCCCACCCCAGCAACGACCAGCGCCTGCAATCCATCAGCCAGAACGCCGCCAAATACCAGGGCACGTTCGCCTCCGATGGCAGCCAGCGGTTCATGCAGATGATCGACGGCGTGCGCTTCGGCGAAAGTCCCGAGCAGGGGCTCACGCGGGGGCAGAACTTCTACCACCCTGCCATGGGCATCACCATGGCCGCGCCCGCCGGCTGGCGCATCGAGAACGCGGCGGATGCCCTCACCTTCACCAGCCCACAGGGCGACGCCGCGCTGCGCGTGCTCGCCGTGCCCCCCAACGCCGGCAACACGCACGACGACATCATTCGCAACGCCCTCCAGCCCAGCGAAGGCAAAACCACGCGAGGCAACATCAACGGGTTCACCGCCACCCACTTCGTCGGTGCGCGAAAAGGGAGCAACGGCCAACCGCAGGCCCTTGAGGCCACGCTCGTGACCGGGCCGAAGCAGAACACCTTCGTGATGCTCTACCTCTCGGTGGACCCGGCCGCGCGCCAGCGCGCCATGCCCGGGATGATGGCCGCTGAAAAATCGTTCCGCGCGATGAACGCAGCCGACCAGCAGGCCGCCCGGCCCTGGGTCGTGCGCCTCGTGCCCTTTCCGCGCGGCGGCTTTGCCGAGCTGGCGCGCCAGTCGGCCGTGCCTGAAAAACGCCTGCAGCTGCTCAACGGCACCTATGGCCGCAGCGACCCGCCGGTGGGGCAGATGGTCAAGGTGGTGAAGGCGGAATGA